CTGCAACGTTGCGCCCAGTTCGGTCAGTTGCCAGTTGAGCGGCAGGCCCTGCAGATGCGCGCCACAGACGACGATGGGCTGCGTGGTCTCCGGTTCGAGCGGCAGTTGCGCGCAAAGATCCAGCAGGCGACGGTCGCTGAAGGCCGGGCCAACCAGCGTCACGCCAAAGGGCAGCCCTTGCTCCGTAAACCCAGCGGGTGCCGCCAGCGCGCAGCAGTCGAGCAGGTTCATGAAATTGGTATAGAAGCCCAGATTGCTGTTGGTCTGGACAGGATCGGCCTCCACCTCGGCACGCGTGTAGATCGTGCCAGCCGTCGGGGTCAGGAGCGCGTCCACCGAGCGCCAGACCCGTTCCACTTCACGCTTCAGGGCCTCCAGCCGGTAGAGTGACTTGAAGAGGTCGGTCGCCTTCAGGTTCGCTCCGCCGCCGATGATCTTTCGCGTTACGGGGTGCAAGGCGTCCGTGTTGCGCTCGATCAGCTCCTGAATCGCGCAATAGCGCTCGCTGACCCACGGCCCTTCGTAGAGCAGGCGGGCGGCTTCGGCGAAGGGCTCAAAGTCTACCACGTGGGTCTGCACGCCTTGCGCCTCCAGCCGGGCGAGCGTCTCGCGGTAAAGGCGCTCGTATTCTGCGTTGCCGAAGAACTTGCATTGCTCGGGCGCTACGATGCCGATCACGGGCGTCGGACGCTGCGGGAAGGCGTTGCTTCGGGCAGGCCGAGCATAGGCGTCCTTGGGGTCGTAGTCGGCCGTCAGCTCCAGTAGCGTGCGGGAGTCGGCGGCGTTGAGGGCAAAGATCGACACGCAGTCCAGCGAGCGACAGGCCGGCACGACGCCGAGCGCGCTGAGCAGGCCACGGGTCGGTTTGACGCCATAGAGGTGATTGAAAGCAGCCGGCACGCGGCCCGACCCCGCCGTATCCGTCCCTAGCGAAAAGCTCGCCAGGCCTTGTGCGACGGCTGCCGCCGAGCCCGAGCTGGAGCCGCCGGGGATATGCTCCGCCGAATAGGCATTGCGTGGCACGCCGAAGGGCGAGCGCACGCCGACGAGGCCCGTCGCGAACTGGTCGAGGTTGGTCTTGCCCAGCGGGAGCGCGCCCAGGTCGATCAGGCGCTGCACCACATGCGCCGATTCCTCCGGCACGTAACGGTAGTCTGCGCACGAGGCGGTGGTTGGCACGCCTGCGAGGTCGATATTGTCCTTGATCGCAAACGGGATGCCGTAGAGGGGCAAATCGACTGGCGACTGCTGCTCCAAACGCTGCAGGTAAGGCTCCAGCTCTTCGGCGCAGAGACGGTGCAGGTAGATCGCGGGATCGTCCACCTGTTGCCAGCGCTGGTCGAGCTGCGCGACAAGTTGGCGGGGCGTGAGGCGGCCTTGCACATAGGCCGCGCGCAGAGTCTTGAGGTCGAGGGAAAGGGCCATGATGCGTTTTTCTAGGCAGTGGCAAGCGGGCGGATGACGGCGAGGGCCTGGCCGGTCTGAACCGCAGTGCCTTCGTGGCAGCGGACTTCCACCACCTCGCAATCCTGCGTCGCGGGGCAGCCCACCTCCATTTTCATGGATTCGAGCACGACGAGCGGGTCGCCGGCGGCAATACGCTGGCCGGGCTGCACGGCGATCTTCCAGACGTTGCCGGTGACTTGGGCCGTAAGCAGCTCGCAGCCTTCGGGCAACGCTTCGGCGTCGTCGAGCAAGCCATCGGTGAAGCCGTCTTCGGCCTCAAAAGTCGCCTGCCCGTCGCGCACCCAGCGATCACGTTCGGCCTCGAACGAAGCCTGCTGGTGCTGCTTGAAGGTGCGGATGCCTTCGGCGTTGTCGCGCAGGAAGCGTTGGTAATCGCCGAGATCGAACGTCGTTTCCTCGACCTTCGGCGTAAAGCGTCCATGGGGGAAGTCAGCACGCATTTGCATCAGCTCGTCGTGGCTCACTGGGTAGAAGCGGATCTGGTCGAAGAAGCGCAGCAGCCACGGCTGGCCGGAGGCAAACAGTGGCGTGCTGCGCTGGCGGTTCCACACTTGCACGGTGCGGCCAACAAATTGATACCCGCCCGGGCCCTCCATCCCATAGATGCACATGTAGGCACCGCCGATGCCGACCGCGTTTTCCGGCGTCCATGTGCGGGCCGGATTGTATTTGGTCGTTACAAGGCGGTGGCGCGGGTCGATGGGGGTGGCCACCGGCGCCCCGAGGTAGACGTCGCCCAAGCCGAGCACAAGATAGCTGGCGTTAAAGACGATGTCCTTCACCTCTTCGATCGAATCGAGACCGTTGATGCGGCGGATAAACTCGATATTGCTGGGCGCCCAGGGCGCGTTTTTGCGCACGATCTGGTCGTACTTGCGGATCGCGAGCTGCGTCTGCTCGTCGTCCCAGGACAGCGGGAGGTGCACGATGCGTGTTGGCAGCGTCATCTCCGTGACCGAAGGCAGACCCGCTTCGAGCGCCAGCAGGTGGTCCATGAGCGCCGAGAGTTTAAGCTGCAGGGGGTTATAGCGCACCTGCAGCGAGCGGATGCCCGGCGTCATCTCCAGCAGGCCGGGCAAGGGCTGATCTTGCAGCGCCTGCATCAGCGCGTGGACCCGGAAGCGCAGGTTGAGGTCGAGCACCATTTCGCCGTATTCGACCAACACCGCGTGGTCCCCCGAGCGGCGATACGTCACGGCCAGACGACGGTCGGCGGTGGGCTCCAAGCGCGTGATAATCGCCGGATCGCCGGCTGTATTGTCGGTCGCCTTGGCCGCCGGAGCCTGTAGCGTCACGAGCATGCGCTCCTGCGCCTCCAGCAGGCGGTCGGCCTCGGTATGGCTCACCTGCACGAAGCGCACCTTGTCACCCGGGCGGAACTGGCCGATTTTCCAGAGGTCGGCGGCAATAATTGTGGCCGGGCAGACAAAGCCGCCCAGGCTGGGGCCATCCGGGCCGAGGATGATCGGCATGTCGCCGGTGAAATCGATGGCGCCGATCGCGTAGGCGTTGTCGTGGATGTTCGACGGGTGCAGACCCGCCTCGCCGCCGTCGGTGCGGGCCCACTTCGGCTTGGGGCCGATCAGGCGCACGCCCGTGCGGGCCGAGTTGTAATGCACCTCCCAATCGGTGCCGAAGAACATCGCGATGTCGCCTTCGGTAAAGAAGTCCGGCGCGCCGTGCGGGCCGTAGAGCACGCGCACCTGCCAAGTGTCGCCGTAGCGAGGCTGTAGAGCTGCAGGCAGCGTTTCGGCTTCGGTCTGCTCCTGCTCGCTGAGGTGGAGCACGTCCCCGGCTTGCAGCGTGCGACCATTGTGCCCCCCAAACTTGCCCAGCGTGAAGGTGGCCTTGCTGCCGAGGTAAGCCGGCACATCCAGCCCGCCCGCCAAGGCGAGGTAAGCCCGGCAGCCGGTGCCTTTCACTTTGCCGAGCGCGAGCGTGGCACCGGCCGATACCGGCACGGCTTGCCAATGCGGCACGGGCTCGCCGTCGAGCGTGGCTTCGATTTCGGCCCCGGTGAGGCAAATCGTGGTCGCGCCCTGGAACTTCAAGGTTGGGCCTGTCAGCGTGATCTCGAGCCCGGCGGCGTCCTTGTCGTTACCAAGGATGCGGTTGCCAAGGCGGAACGCCAGGCTGTCCATCGGGCCGGATGGCGGCACGCCCACATCCCAATAGCCTACACGGCCGGGATAGTCCTGCACCGTGGTGAAAGTGCCGGGTGCCAACACGTCCACCGTGCGGCTGACGTAGGTAAAGCCTTCGAGAAAGCGCGTGTGCACCTTACCCTCTTGAAACACGAGCTGGGCGAAGATCTGGCGAGTAAATTCAAGATTCGTCTCCACCCCCGAAAGGCGCGTCTCTGCCAGCGCCTGTTGCATGCGCGTGATAGCTTGGGCGCGGTCGCCTGCCAACACGAGCACCTTGGCCAGCATCGGGTCGTAATAAGGGCTCACCTCCGTGCCGCGCTCGACCCAACGGTCAACGCGGGTCCATTCGGGGAACACGGCTTCGGTCAACTCACCCGTGCTGGGCTGGAAGTTCTTCAGTGGGTCTTCGGCGTAGATGCGGGTCTGAATCGCATGGCCTTGGGGGCGGATCGAATTCTGAGCGGGGACTTCCCAGCCACCGGCGGCGAGGCGGACCATCCATTCGACGAGATCGACGCCCGTCACCAACTCCGTCACCCCATGCTCGACCTGCAGGCGCGTATTGACCTCCAGAAAGTAGAATTGTTGCGAACCTACGTCGTAGATAAACTCCACCGTGCCCGCCGAGCGGTAGCCGATGCTTTCGCCTAGACGACGGGCGGCTTCGGCCAAGGCCGTGCGCAGGCTTTCCGTGATCCCGAGCGCGGGGGTCTCTTCGATTACCTTCTGGTTTCGGCGCTGCACGGAGCAATCGCGTTCGCCGAGCGTCACCACCCTGCCCTGCCCGTCGCCAAAGATCTGCACCTCGATGTGGCGGGCGCGCTCCAGATACTTTTCGAGGAAGAGCGCGGCATCGTTGAAGTTGTTGCGCGACAGACGTTCGACGGCGGCGTAGGCCAGTTCCAGCTCTTTCGCGTCGCGGCAAAGGCGCATACCGATCCCACCACCGCCTGCGCTGCTCTTGAGCATCACGGGGTAGCCGATCTCGCCCGCCTGCACGAGCGCGTCCTGCACGTCGGCCAGCACGCCCGTGCCCGGCACCAGCGGCACCTCGGCCTCTTGCGCGACTTCACGCGCGGTATGTTTGAGGCCAAAGCGCCGCATCTGCTCGGGCGTCGGGCCGATGAAGGCCACGCCTGCCGCTTCGCACGCCTCGGCAAAGGCAGCATTCTCGCTCAGCAGCCCGTAGCCGGGGTGGATCGCCTGGGCTCCGGTCTGGCGGGCGGCTTCGAGGATCGCGACGACGTTGAGGTAGCTTTCGGCGACGGGGGCCGGGCCGACGCGCACTGCCTCATCCGCCAGGCTCACGTGGGCCGCGTAGGCGTCGGCATCGGAATAGATCGCGACGGAGCGGACGCCGAGCTGGCGCAGGGTGCGGATGATGCGGCAGGCGATTTCGCCCCGGTTGGCAATGAGAACCTTGTTGAACATACGGGCAGCAGGCAGGGCGTTTAACGGTCGCCGTCCCAGATCAGGACTTCGACGGGCGTCGGGTTGTAGGCGTTGCAGGGGTTGTTGAGCTGCGGGCAGTTGGAGATGAGCACGTAGACATCGCGCTCGGCCCGTAGCTCCACGTAGCGGCCCGGAGCCGAGATACCATCGGCGAAGGTCAACCGACCATCGGGCGTCACCGGCACGTTCATGAAGAAGTTGATATTGCAGGTGATGTCGCGCTTATCGAGGTGGTGCTCGCAGCATTCCTGCACCCCGCGGATAAAGCTGTCGCGGCAGGCGTGCATGTGCTCCTTATCAAGGGCGTAGCGCATGGTATTGCTCTCGCGCGAGCAGGCGCCGCCCAGCGTATCGTGCCGACCGCAGGTGTCGGCCACAATGGTCATCAGGGCATGGCCGAGATTCGAGTAGAGCACGCTGCCGGTGGTCAGATAGAGCTTGCCCTGCCGCTGGATCGTGTCGCTGGCGCTGTAGCGGTCGTCCGGGTGATGCGCATCGTAGATCAGGGTGTCGGCGGCCTGATTGCCTTCGAGGTCGTGGATGCGGAAAATCTGGCCCTGACGCACGACGTGCATCCAGCGATCACCCGCAAGAATGGTGTGACGATAAACGGCCTGGGCCGGTTCGTAAGTGCTTTCGGTCAACATGGCGGTCGTGGGTGTGGGCTAGAAGCGCAGGCGGTTGTAGACCTCGGTGTTCTGGAAGGCGCGACCGTTTTCGGGGCGCGAGAGGCGGCAGGGGTCGTCTTCGACCACCGGGGCGTTGCGGAAGACTTCGAGCTGCACGGGCTTGGGGGCATACTGCGGGTTGGGATCGAGCGGATGCTGACAGGTGTTGAACACCACGAGCACGTCCAGCTCGCAACGCAGGTCGATGGCGGCCCCGGCTTTGGCGTGGGTAGGATCAAAGCTGAGCGCCCCTTCTTCGTCTGAGATCACTTTGCTGAAGAGGTTCAGATTGGGCACGAGGTCCTTTTCGCTGAGGCCCCACTTGGCCAGCTCGATCAGGAAGCACTCGCGCCCATTGCGGTGAAAGTCGTTGCGGGCCTCCTCATAGGTCTTCTCGCCATACTTCTGGCGGACCAGCTTAGCGTCGGAGCAGCCGCAGACGGTGTCGTGCCAGCCGGAGGAGTCGCCCGTGATCGAGCACAACAGGCGGCCCATGTCGGAGTGGAGGCAATAAGGCGCGGTGAGGTAAAAGATGTGCTGCCCCTTCAGCGTATCGGGCATGTTGTAGCGCTCGTGCCGCTCCAGCGCATTGTAGAGCAGGAGGCCGACATTGGCGCCGCCTTCGAGGTCGGTCAGACGCAGGGTCTTGCCGCGCCCGATCACTTTGGACCACATGCCGCCACCGCGGATCGTCTCCCGGTGTAGCAGGTCTCCTTCAGGAATGGGGGGAAGTTGAGTCATGGTATGATTATTTTTTAAATTCGTAATACGATTGAGGCCAAAAAAGCGAGCCTATTCTACTTCGTCGCCCGCTGCAGTCAGCTTGGTGATGGGCAGGGTCGGAGTCTGCCCGGCGTATTGGGTCGGGTGGATCAGGTGCTCCAGCCGGTTCTTGGTCGCCAGGAAAGTCGGGCTGATAAACTGCTCGACATCGCGCGGACGCGGCACCGGCACCTCGATGAACTCCTGGATCTCGCCCGGATTGGCCTTGAGCACGAGGATGCGGTCGGAGAGGTAGATCGCCTCTTCCAGATCGTGCGTGACGAACAGGATCGTGACGTCGACGTTCTTCCAGATCTGAAGCAGGTAGGCCTGCATCTGGCAGCGCGTCTGGGCATCGAGAGCGCCGAAAGGCTCGTCCATAAAGAGGATTTGCGGCTGGTTCGCGAGCGCCCGGGCGATCGCCACGCGCTGCTTCATGCCACCGGAGAGCTGGCTCGGGTAGGCGTTGGCAAAGCGCGAGAGGCCGACGAGGTTGATCCAGTCCATCGCCTCGCTTTCGATGCTTGGCCCGGAGCGACCGCTGACTTCGAGGCCAAACATCACGTTCTTTTTCACCGTAAGCCACGGGAAGAGCGTGTAGCCCTGGAAGACCATGCCTCGTTCGCGACTCGGACCGGTCACGGCCTTGCCTTCGAGCAGGACTTCGCCGCCGGAGATCGTCTCCAGCCCGGCGAGGATGCGGATGAGGGTGGATTTGCCGCAGCCCGAGGGGCCGATGATCGAAATGAATTCGCGCCGGTGGACGTTGAAGCTGATGTCTTGCAGCACGCTGCGTTCACCCTCGGCGGAGTGGTAGCGCTTGTGCAGGCCGCGCACCTCCAGCTTGACCGGTCGCTGCTTGAGCGCGGCAAAACGGGCGGCCACTTCCGGGCTTTGTTCGCGGTAGTCGGGAAGGTCGAGATGGTCGCTCATGCTTCGGAAGAGGTGCGGGGTGAAACGTAGACGTCGCGGTCGAGCAGCCAGCTGAAGAAGCGCACGATGGGGCCGCGCTTGCGGGTAATCGCGTCGGGCGTCCAAGGGAAGAGAACCGGGCGCAGGGCGGAAAGAATCTGGTCGGTAAAGAAGCCGGTCAGGCCGATCAGGATGATGATCGGGAAGACGCTGTCGAAGTTGCGCCAGCGGCCCTGGGTTTCGATCACCTCCGTGAGTCCACTTTTGACCCCGATGAGCTCGGCGATGACGAGCCACGTCCAGGCCCAGCCGAGCAGGATGCGCAAGTCGTTGTAGAGGTCGGGTGTGATGCCGGGTAGGATGACCCTGCGCAGCAAGTC
This Verrucomicrobiota bacterium JB022 DNA region includes the following protein-coding sequences:
- the atzF gene encoding allophanate hydrolase; translation: MALSLDLKTLRAAYVQGRLTPRQLVAQLDQRWQQVDDPAIYLHRLCAEELEPYLQRLEQQSPVDLPLYGIPFAIKDNIDLAGVPTTASCADYRYVPEESAHVVQRLIDLGALPLGKTNLDQFATGLVGVRSPFGVPRNAYSAEHIPGGSSSGSAAAVAQGLASFSLGTDTAGSGRVPAAFNHLYGVKPTRGLLSALGVVPACRSLDCVSIFALNAADSRTLLELTADYDPKDAYARPARSNAFPQRPTPVIGIVAPEQCKFFGNAEYERLYRETLARLEAQGVQTHVVDFEPFAEAARLLYEGPWVSERYCAIQELIERNTDALHPVTRKIIGGGANLKATDLFKSLYRLEALKREVERVWRSVDALLTPTAGTIYTRAEVEADPVQTNSNLGFYTNFMNLLDCCALAAPAGFTEQGLPFGVTLVGPAFSDRRLLDLCAQLPLEPETTQPIVVCGAHLQGLPLNWQLTELGATLQEATRTAPVYRAYALPGSIAKPGIVRVPEGGAALDVEVWDLPKRHWGTFAAQISPPLGLGWVELADGRRELGFLCESIATTAAKDITANGGWRAYLQATQS
- the uca gene encoding urea carboxylase; the protein is MFNKVLIANRGEIACRIIRTLRQLGVRSVAIYSDADAYAAHVSLADEAVRVGPAPVAESYLNVVAILEAARQTGAQAIHPGYGLLSENAAFAEACEAAGVAFIGPTPEQMRRFGLKHTAREVAQEAEVPLVPGTGVLADVQDALVQAGEIGYPVMLKSSAGGGGIGMRLCRDAKELELAYAAVERLSRNNFNDAALFLEKYLERARHIEVQIFGDGQGRVVTLGERDCSVQRRNQKVIEETPALGITESLRTALAEAARRLGESIGYRSAGTVEFIYDVGSQQFYFLEVNTRLQVEHGVTELVTGVDLVEWMVRLAAGGWEVPAQNSIRPQGHAIQTRIYAEDPLKNFQPSTGELTEAVFPEWTRVDRWVERGTEVSPYYDPMLAKVLVLAGDRAQAITRMQQALAETRLSGVETNLEFTRQIFAQLVFQEGKVHTRFLEGFTYVSRTVDVLAPGTFTTVQDYPGRVGYWDVGVPPSGPMDSLAFRLGNRILGNDKDAAGLEITLTGPTLKFQGATTICLTGAEIEATLDGEPVPHWQAVPVSAGATLALGKVKGTGCRAYLALAGGLDVPAYLGSKATFTLGKFGGHNGRTLQAGDVLHLSEQEQTEAETLPAALQPRYGDTWQVRVLYGPHGAPDFFTEGDIAMFFGTDWEVHYNSARTGVRLIGPKPKWARTDGGEAGLHPSNIHDNAYAIGAIDFTGDMPIILGPDGPSLGGFVCPATIIAADLWKIGQFRPGDKVRFVQVSHTEADRLLEAQERMLVTLQAPAAKATDNTAGDPAIITRLEPTADRRLAVTYRRSGDHAVLVEYGEMVLDLNLRFRVHALMQALQDQPLPGLLEMTPGIRSLQVRYNPLQLKLSALMDHLLALEAGLPSVTEMTLPTRIVHLPLSWDDEQTQLAIRKYDQIVRKNAPWAPSNIEFIRRINGLDSIEEVKDIVFNASYLVLGLGDVYLGAPVATPIDPRHRLVTTKYNPARTWTPENAVGIGGAYMCIYGMEGPGGYQFVGRTVQVWNRQRSTPLFASGQPWLLRFFDQIRFYPVSHDELMQMRADFPHGRFTPKVEETTFDLGDYQRFLRDNAEGIRTFKQHQQASFEAERDRWVRDGQATFEAEDGFTDGLLDDAEALPEGCELLTAQVTGNVWKIAVQPGQRIAAGDPLVVLESMKMEVGCPATQDCEVVEVRCHEGTAVQTGQALAVIRPLATA
- a CDS encoding urea carboxylase-associated family protein, with the translated sequence MLTESTYEPAQAVYRHTILAGDRWMHVVRQGQIFRIHDLEGNQAADTLIYDAHHPDDRYSASDTIQRQGKLYLTTGSVLYSNLGHALMTIVADTCGRHDTLGGACSRESNTMRYALDKEHMHACRDSFIRGVQECCEHHLDKRDITCNINFFMNVPVTPDGRLTFADGISAPGRYVELRAERDVYVLISNCPQLNNPCNAYNPTPVEVLIWDGDR
- a CDS encoding urea carboxylase-associated family protein; this translates as MTQLPPIPEGDLLHRETIRGGGMWSKVIGRGKTLRLTDLEGGANVGLLLYNALERHERYNMPDTLKGQHIFYLTAPYCLHSDMGRLLCSITGDSSGWHDTVCGCSDAKLVRQKYGEKTYEEARNDFHRNGRECFLIELAKWGLSEKDLVPNLNLFSKVISDEEGALSFDPTHAKAGAAIDLRCELDVLVVFNTCQHPLDPNPQYAPKPVQLEVFRNAPVVEDDPCRLSRPENGRAFQNTEVYNRLRF
- a CDS encoding ABC transporter ATP-binding protein, which codes for MSDHLDLPDYREQSPEVAARFAALKQRPVKLEVRGLHKRYHSAEGERSVLQDISFNVHRREFISIIGPSGCGKSTLIRILAGLETISGGEVLLEGKAVTGPSRERGMVFQGYTLFPWLTVKKNVMFGLEVSGRSGPSIESEAMDWINLVGLSRFANAYPSQLSGGMKQRVAIARALANQPQILFMDEPFGALDAQTRCQMQAYLLQIWKNVDVTILFVTHDLEEAIYLSDRILVLKANPGEIQEFIEVPVPRPRDVEQFISPTFLATKNRLEHLIHPTQYAGQTPTLPITKLTAAGDEVE